The window AGTCGGGGTCCTCGGGTCCGATGCTCTCTTCGATGTCGATGTCCTCGGCTGTCACGGGTTCTGCGCTCTCCGGTTGCGAAGAATCGCCGCGAGACGTTGCAGATTCTCCACCGCCGTCGGAGTCATCGCGGGAGGGATCCTCGATGCCCTTATTTCGGGAGGGATCGTCGACGTCCAGCGGTTGCTCACCGGCGTCGAACTGCGCGTCAGAACCGGATCCATCCGTCGGTTTCGGTGAATTCGCACTTTCGCTCCCGTCCGTCGTGTCGGCGGCGCTGGACTCGGATTCGACTACGTCGCCCTCATCGACGTCCTCGCCTGCGCGCCCGTTCTCATCGCCGGATTGTGTTTCTTCGTCCATCCGTGTACCCCCCAATTTCGACTGGAAATTACGCCGTTATAGCCGGTAGATCGTACAATCCGTCGGAGAGAACCGATGCAGTGGCAGCTTCTCCGCCGGAGACGTGTCCAGTTGATGCAGACGAAGCAGAGGAACACGTGCTACAAAAAGCTTGTCTCTTGTGGAGTTGTCGTGGGGGAACGCCCGCGCTACCAGTCCGCGATCGCCGGTGGCCGGTCAACTTCGATTGCCGGTGGCCGGTCAGTTCACGGGTCGATACCGGTCCGAGTCACTCCGCGGATACGGATAGGTCCCTGTGAAGTCGCCGGTGAACTTCTCGTGGTCGGTCGCGGTTTTCTCCCTGTGGTGCTCGGCTTCGGGTCTCCCCCGATCTCGTTCGTTCCTGTTATGCTCTGTCGTCGTCTCGTCCGTCTCTGTCACGTTCCGTTTGCCGTCGTTCGTTGTCGGAGCCGACTCCCCCCACCCCTTCGTTTCAACTGGAGACCGAAAGGGAAGTGTCCCCGACGTCTGAGATCACCACTAACACTACTAAATTCAAATATATTAATAGACAAAATTAATTCTAGTATTGCAGTACGGATACCGTTTGAATTATTAGAATATAAATCCACCGGCTTCGAAAGTAGCCGTCAGTACCCTCCCCCCGGCCATTTCGCGTCTCCACCTGAAATGAAGGGGTGGGGGGCCCGCCTCGAGACTCCCGGGACAGTCGTCGGTCCCCGGGTGATCATCGGTCCGTATCTGGTCCTCAGCTCCTCGATAGTTGTCGGCACACGGCAAGCCATCGATCCGAGATACGGATCCTCAGCCGGGGGTATCAGACGAGAGAGGAGATACCTCGACCGGATCTCGGGGGTCCGTCTGACGCAGTGTTTAAGTGAACACGGAAATGTGGTTCCTCCATACGCCCCTCCACGACACGCATCGGGAGGCGCGGGAGGCCAGGATGGGACTGTTCACAGACCTCAGAGACAGCATCTCACGGGCCGTCGACCGGATGTTCTCGGACTCCGAGCCGAAACGGATCGGCATCTACGGACCGCCGAACGCCGGAAAGACGACCCTCGCAAACCGAATCGCACGTGACTGGACGGGTGACGCCGTCGGCCCGGAGAGCCACATCCCGCACGAGACACGCCGCGCACGTAGAAAAGAGAACGTCGAGATCGAACGCAACGGGAAGACCGTCAACATCGACATCGTCGACACGCCCGGCGTCACGACGAAAGTCGACTACAAGGAGTTCCTCGAACACGATATGGAGAAGGACGACGCCGTCCGGCGCTCACGGGAGGCGACCGAGGGCGTCGCGGAGGCGATGCATTGGCTCCGCGAGGACGTCGACGGCGTCATCTACGTGCTCGACAGCACCGAAGATCCGTTCACGCAGGTCAACACGATGCTCATCGGGATCATCGAGAGCCAGGACCTGCCCGTACTCATCTTCGCGAACAAGACCGACCTCGACGACTCGAACGTCCAGCGCATCGCGAACGCGTTCCCGCAGCACGAGACGGTTCCGCTGTCGGCGCTCGAGGGTAACAATATGGACGAAGTCTACGGGAAGATCGCGGAGTACTTCGGGTGACCACGATGCCGGAAGTCACACCAGGCGAAACCGGAAACGGCGTCCAGATCGACCTCATCAGCGGCGCCCGAATGGAGGGGCTGACGAGTATGGAGAAGATCCGACTCATCCTCGACGGGGTCCGCGACGGCAACATCGTCGTCCTCGAGGAGGGGCTCTCGCCCGACGAGGAGTCGAAACTCATCGAGGTCACGATGACCGAGATCAGCCCCGACGAGTTCAACGGGATCGAGATCGAGACGTATCCCCAGTCCGGCGGCGGGAACAAGGGGTTCCTCGGCCGGTTGATGGGCAAGGAGTCGAACAAGAAACTCACCGTCATCGGTCCGGCGAACCAGATCGAGACGTTACACAAAGACGAGAACCTCATCAGTGCGCTCGTCTCCCGGAAGTGATGGCACCGCGCTCTCTCGTCCGCCGGAATCCGGAGTTCGTCGCCGCCGCGAGCGCGGCGATTGATCGATCTCGGTGCCTCCACACGAAACGAAACGCGGACTCGAAACGAAGGTTCCACTCGAACGATAGGGCCCATCCGAACCACAGGATCCACCCGAACCACAGGAATCATAGGAC is drawn from Halobellus limi and contains these coding sequences:
- a CDS encoding Era-like GTP-binding protein, producing MGLFTDLRDSISRAVDRMFSDSEPKRIGIYGPPNAGKTTLANRIARDWTGDAVGPESHIPHETRRARRKENVEIERNGKTVNIDIVDTPGVTTKVDYKEFLEHDMEKDDAVRRSREATEGVAEAMHWLREDVDGVIYVLDSTEDPFTQVNTMLIGIIESQDLPVLIFANKTDLDDSNVQRIANAFPQHETVPLSALEGNNMDEVYGKIAEYFG
- a CDS encoding DUF2073 domain-containing protein; the protein is MPEVTPGETGNGVQIDLISGARMEGLTSMEKIRLILDGVRDGNIVVLEEGLSPDEESKLIEVTMTEISPDEFNGIEIETYPQSGGGNKGFLGRLMGKESNKKLTVIGPANQIETLHKDENLISALVSRK